Proteins encoded together in one Oxalobacteraceae sp. CFBP 8761 window:
- a CDS encoding DUF4136 domain-containing protein, with protein sequence MKRFITIALGTAFALLLGGCATSIRSDVTTFHQWPAQIADKSYVFEVPSPQDDTLEWRSYQDLVRAQLARQGFRDANGATPALTVAMRFTTTDVPVRVIEPVMTPYFYPSARFGYGGYRGGFNRRYWGGWYSPFYDPFWGPYPSYQTSIEHQYRRELQVAIKSSRDGKRLFEVTVHNTSRNMSTPEVMPALVQSAFEGFPGQSGVARRVVVTKEPGT encoded by the coding sequence ATGAAACGCTTCATCACCATCGCTCTGGGTACCGCGTTCGCGCTGCTGCTGGGCGGCTGCGCGACGAGCATCCGCAGCGATGTCACCACGTTCCACCAATGGCCGGCGCAGATTGCCGACAAGAGCTATGTGTTTGAAGTGCCGTCGCCGCAGGACGATACCCTCGAGTGGCGCAGCTACCAGGACCTGGTGCGTGCCCAGCTGGCGCGCCAGGGCTTCCGCGATGCCAACGGCGCCACGCCGGCGCTGACCGTGGCGATGCGCTTTACCACCACCGACGTGCCAGTGCGCGTGATCGAACCGGTGATGACGCCGTACTTCTATCCGAGCGCGCGCTTCGGCTACGGCGGTTATCGCGGCGGCTTCAACCGCCGCTACTGGGGCGGCTGGTACAGCCCGTTCTACGATCCGTTCTGGGGCCCGTACCCGTCCTACCAGACGTCGATCGAGCACCAGTACCGGCGCGAGCTGCAGGTGGCGATCAAGTCATCGCGCGACGGCAAGCGCCTGTTCGAAGTGACCGTGCACAACACGAGCCGCAATATGTCGACACCCGAAGTCATGCCGGCGCTGGTGCAAAGCGCTTTCGAGGGCTTCCCTGGCCAGTCGGGCGTCGCGCGCCGCGTGGTGGTCACAAAAGAACCGGGCACCTGA
- the pepN gene encoding aminopeptidase N, with protein sequence MRTDTPQTIFRKDYTPPSYLVDTVELGFDLDPARTVVASRLTLRRNPAATTRGIELHGEDIELVALRLNGKLLGKRDYTLANNLLTIRSAPDDVVLEIESLCAPDKNTTLSGLYVSNGNFFTQCEAEGFRRITYFPDRPDVMAKFTVMLRADKARYPVLLSNGNLIEEGDLDDGRHYALWEDPFKKPSYLFALVAAQLVCQEETFRLADGRDALLQVWVEDGNLDKTDYAMQSLKHSIRWDEEKYGLELDLDRFMIVATSDFNMGAMENKGLNIFNTKFVLANPRVATDIDFQGIEAVVAHEYFHNWTGNRVTCRDWFQLSLKEGLTVFRDQEFTADMIGTATGRAVTRIDQVRTLRQAQFPEDAGPMAHPVRPDSFVEINNFYTVTVYEKGAEVVRMYQTLFGVDGFRKGMDLYFARHDEQAVECDDFRRAMADANHRELGQFERWYSQAGTPVLRFEGRWDEAAQTYTLTLFQSCPATPGQPEKLPFHIPVAVGLLDAAGADMPLVVDGQQRGTTAVLELTEAEQTFVFTGVTGQPVASVLRDFSAPVILQGGYTDADLLHLFSHDSDPVNRWEAGQRLAMERLLKLTGEAGSKDDAAASLNLDETFIEALRKILVDETLDPAFREQCLTLPSESMVAEQLDCVDPLAVHIARQFVRADLGARLRSELMAQYEANATPGPYSPDAASAGKRALKNLALAYLNAAPDAASVALAQRQFDEADNMTDRAAALSALVAARVPQAADALAVFYDEFQNEALVVDKWFAMQASSPTTDLAAVRALMTHPAFTLRNPNRARSLVAMFCVNNPVQFHAPDGSGYAFWAEQVIALDALNPQVASRLARAMDRWRRYAPSLQWQMREALQKVAGQVKLSNDVREIVGKALAN encoded by the coding sequence ATGCGCACCGATACGCCCCAGACCATCTTCCGCAAGGACTATACCCCGCCCAGCTATCTGGTGGATACCGTTGAACTGGGCTTCGACCTGGACCCGGCGCGCACCGTCGTGGCCAGCCGCCTGACGCTGCGGCGCAACCCGGCCGCCACTACGCGCGGCATCGAACTGCATGGCGAAGACATCGAGCTGGTGGCGCTGCGCCTGAATGGCAAGCTGCTGGGCAAGCGCGACTACACGCTGGCCAATAACCTGCTGACGATCCGTTCGGCGCCCGACGACGTGGTGCTAGAGATCGAGTCGCTGTGCGCACCCGATAAAAACACGACGCTGAGTGGCTTGTACGTGTCCAACGGCAACTTCTTCACGCAGTGCGAAGCCGAGGGCTTCCGCCGCATCACGTACTTCCCGGACCGCCCGGACGTGATGGCCAAGTTCACCGTGATGCTGCGCGCCGACAAGGCCCGCTATCCGGTGCTGCTGTCCAACGGCAACCTGATCGAAGAAGGCGACCTGGACGATGGCCGCCACTATGCATTGTGGGAAGACCCGTTCAAGAAGCCGTCATACCTGTTCGCCCTGGTCGCCGCGCAACTGGTCTGCCAGGAAGAAACCTTCCGCCTGGCCGATGGCCGCGACGCGCTGCTGCAGGTGTGGGTCGAGGATGGCAACCTGGACAAGACCGACTACGCGATGCAGTCGCTCAAGCACAGCATCCGCTGGGACGAAGAAAAATACGGGCTCGAACTCGACCTGGACCGCTTCATGATCGTCGCCACGAGCGACTTCAACATGGGCGCGATGGAAAACAAGGGCCTGAACATCTTCAACACCAAGTTCGTGCTGGCCAACCCGCGCGTGGCCACCGACATCGACTTCCAGGGCATCGAAGCCGTGGTGGCGCACGAATACTTCCACAACTGGACCGGCAACCGCGTGACGTGCCGCGACTGGTTCCAGTTGTCGCTGAAAGAAGGCTTGACGGTGTTCCGTGACCAGGAATTCACGGCCGACATGATCGGCACCGCCACCGGGCGCGCCGTCACCCGCATCGACCAGGTGCGCACGCTGCGCCAGGCGCAGTTCCCGGAAGACGCCGGCCCGATGGCGCACCCGGTGCGGCCCGACTCGTTTGTCGAGATCAACAATTTCTACACCGTGACGGTGTACGAAAAAGGCGCCGAAGTCGTGCGCATGTACCAGACGCTGTTTGGCGTCGACGGTTTCCGCAAGGGCATGGACCTGTACTTCGCGCGCCATGACGAGCAAGCCGTCGAGTGCGATGACTTCCGCCGCGCGATGGCCGATGCCAACCACCGCGAACTGGGGCAATTCGAGCGCTGGTACAGCCAGGCCGGCACGCCGGTGCTGCGCTTCGAAGGCCGCTGGGACGAAGCCGCACAGACCTACACGCTCACGCTGTTCCAGTCGTGCCCGGCCACGCCCGGCCAGCCCGAAAAACTGCCGTTCCACATCCCGGTGGCCGTTGGCCTGCTCGACGCCGCCGGCGCCGACATGCCCCTGGTCGTCGATGGCCAGCAGCGCGGCACGACTGCCGTGCTCGAACTGACCGAGGCCGAGCAGACCTTCGTCTTCACCGGCGTGACCGGGCAGCCGGTGGCCTCGGTGCTGCGCGATTTTTCGGCGCCGGTCATCCTGCAGGGCGGCTACACCGATGCCGACCTGCTGCACCTGTTCAGCCACGACAGCGACCCGGTCAACCGCTGGGAAGCAGGCCAGCGCCTGGCCATGGAACGCCTGTTGAAACTGACCGGTGAAGCAGGTAGCAAGGACGATGCAGCCGCCAGCCTGAACCTGGACGAGACCTTCATCGAAGCGCTGCGCAAGATCCTGGTCGACGAAACGCTCGATCCGGCCTTCCGCGAGCAGTGCCTGACGCTGCCCTCCGAATCGATGGTGGCCGAGCAGCTCGACTGCGTCGATCCGCTGGCCGTGCACATCGCGCGCCAGTTCGTGCGCGCCGACCTCGGCGCGCGCCTGCGCAGCGAGCTCATGGCCCAGTACGAGGCCAACGCCACGCCCGGCCCCTACAGCCCGGACGCCGCCTCGGCCGGCAAGCGCGCGCTGAAGAACCTGGCCCTGGCCTACTTGAACGCCGCGCCGGACGCCGCCAGCGTCGCACTGGCGCAGCGCCAGTTCGATGAAGCCGACAACATGACTGACCGCGCCGCGGCGCTTTCTGCCCTGGTCGCCGCGCGCGTGCCGCAGGCGGCCGACGCGCTGGCCGTGTTCTATGATGAATTCCAGAACGAGGCGCTGGTCGTGGACAAGTGGTTCGCGATGCAGGCGTCAAGCCCGACCACCGATCTGGCGGCCGTGCGCGCGCTGATGACGCACCCGGCCTTCACGCTGCGCAACCCGAACCGCGCGCGCAGCCTGGTGGCGATGTTCTGCGTGAACAATCCGGTACAGTTCCACGCGCCGGACGGCAGCGGCTACGCCTTCTGGGCCGAGCAGGTCATCGCGCTCGACGCACTGAACCCGCAAGTGGCCAGCCGTCTGGCGCGCGCGATGGATCGCTGGCGCCGTTATGCGCCGTCGCTGCAGTGGCAGATGCGCGAAGCCTTGCAGAAGGTGGCGGGGCAGGTCAAGCTGTCGAACGACGTGCGCGAGATCGTCGGCAAGGCGCTGGCCAACTAA
- a CDS encoding class 1 fructose-bisphosphatase, with product MKRVSLTQYLVEEQRQHQSINAELRLLIEVVARACKRISYSVSKGALGEVLGSADTENIQGEVQKKLDVISNEILLEANEWGGHLAAMASEEMETIRQIPSRYPKGEFLLLFDPLDGSSNIDVNVSIGTIFSVLKAPEGMQDPTEQDFLQAGSTQVAAGYAVYGPQTMLVLTTGNGVHCFTLDREQGSWVLTQSDMQIPAATKEFAINMSNQRHWHPPVQRYVDELLAGSTGPRGKDFNMRWVASMVADVHRILTRGGVFMYPADLRDTSMPGKLRLMYEANPMAMIVEQAGGAATDGKGRILDIQPTKLHQRVPVFLGSKDEVDVVTGYHAA from the coding sequence ATGAAACGCGTAAGTCTGACGCAGTACCTGGTGGAAGAGCAACGCCAGCACCAGAGCATCAATGCGGAGTTGCGCCTGCTGATCGAAGTCGTGGCCCGCGCCTGCAAGCGCATCAGCTATTCGGTGAGCAAGGGCGCGCTGGGCGAAGTGCTCGGCAGCGCCGACACTGAAAACATCCAGGGCGAAGTGCAGAAAAAGCTCGACGTGATCTCCAACGAGATCCTGCTCGAAGCCAACGAGTGGGGCGGCCACCTGGCCGCGATGGCGTCCGAAGAAATGGAAACCATCCGCCAGATCCCGAGCCGCTATCCGAAGGGCGAGTTCCTGCTGCTGTTCGATCCGCTGGATGGCTCGTCGAACATCGACGTCAACGTGTCGATCGGCACGATCTTCTCGGTGCTCAAGGCGCCGGAAGGCATGCAGGACCCGACCGAGCAGGACTTCCTGCAAGCAGGCAGCACGCAGGTGGCCGCCGGTTACGCGGTGTACGGCCCGCAGACGATGCTGGTGCTCACGACCGGCAATGGCGTGCACTGCTTCACGCTCGACCGCGAGCAGGGTTCGTGGGTGCTGACCCAGAGCGACATGCAGATTCCGGCAGCGACCAAGGAATTCGCGATCAATATGTCGAACCAGCGCCACTGGCATCCGCCGGTCCAGCGTTACGTCGACGAGCTGCTGGCAGGCTCCACCGGCCCGCGCGGCAAAGACTTCAATATGCGCTGGGTCGCCTCGATGGTGGCCGACGTGCACCGCATCCTGACCCGCGGCGGCGTCTTCATGTACCCGGCCGACCTGCGCGACACCAGCATGCCAGGCAAGCTGCGCCTGATGTACGAAGCCAATCCGATGGCGATGATCGTCGAGCAGGCGGGCGGCGCGGCCACTGACGGCAAGGGCCGCATCCTCGATATCCAGCCGACCAAGCTGCACCAGCGCGTGCCGGTGTTCCTGGGCTCGAAGGACGAAGTGGATGTTGTTACGGGCTATCACGCTGCGTGA